TGGCGAGATCCCATGATCCCAAGAAGTTGCCCGCACCGTCCAGCCCGCCGACGCCAGAGAGAAAGATCTCCGCGGTCTGCAGGGCAACATCAATGACAAGGGCCGATACCAGAACGATGAGAGCGACTCGCGAAGCAGCCCGCGGCAGGCCACTTGGGGGGATCTTCGATCCGTTGGTGGTTCCTTCTCTCGACGTGTCAGCGTCCAACGAGCATCCTCACCAGGAGAATCCTATCCTCCCTGGGCTCCTGGACGCCTCGCCTCACAGTCAGCACGACGCCGTGGCCGGCGAGCAGTGTGGTGATCGCGAACCGAAGGCACGTTTGGAAGACTCTGTGCCATCACCAATCGCGACGCGCTGCGTTTCCGTGGTGCGGAAACGATCGCTCTGAACCCGTTCCCGTGGCGTTTCGATGGATGATCCCGTTCCAGTGCCACGAGAACGGGTTCACGCTCTACGATGCGCCGATGCGTTTGCCCGAAGATCCCGCCGATCGTGCCCAGGCCGCCTTGGAGCGGGCAGTTGACGAAAAGCCCGGCGGCCACCGGCGAGTCGGCCAGATCGAGATGGCTCGCGCCGTCGCGGAAGCGATCGAGCAAGGTTCGCACCTCATCTGTGAGGCCGGTCCGGGGACCGGCAAGTCGTTCGGCTACATGATTCCGGCCATCGTGTCCGGGCAGAAGGTGATCGTCGCCACCGCCACCAAGAGCCTCCAGGATCAACTCGCCAAGAAGGACCTGCCGTTCCTCGCCGAGGCGATGGTCGGTCTCGGCATCACGTTCAGCTGGGCCGTCGTGAAGGGTCGCCAGAACTACCTCTGCAAGTCCCGGCTCGTGGAACGTCTCGAGAAAGAAGGTGTTGTCGCACAGCAGATCACTCTCGAGGGACTCGACTACGAGCTTCCCGAAGACCTGCGCCTGCTGGCCGAGTGGGCCGAGGGTCACCCGACGGGGGACCGGGACGATCTTCCCGCCCATCTGCCGGAAGGCGTGTGGGAGAGCGTCTCGGTGACCGGCATGGAATGCCCCGGCCGCGACCAATGTCCGCAGGCAGGCGACTGCTTCGCCATGGCCGCCCTCGACGCGGCGGCAGATGCCGACATCGTCATCGTCAACCACCACCTGTACGGCAATGACCTTGCGCTCGGAGGCGGGGTCGTGCTCCCCGAACACGATGTACTGATCGTCGACGAGGCCCATCGGCTCGAAGATACGATGGCTTCCGCCCTGGGGATCGAACTCGCCGAGGGACGCTTCTGGCAGGTGCAACGGTCCGCAGGCTCGTACCTGCGGACCCAGTCGGCACGCTCCAAGGCAGACAGGATCCTCCGACCGCTCGCCGATCGGACCAAACGGGTGCAGCAGTCCCTCGATCGTACCGACGTCGGTCGTGTCGATGGCACCGGAGCCCTTGGCGCCGTATTCTCTGCTGCCGCTTCCAGTCTGGCGGAGGTGACCAAGGCGATTCGTGCGTCGGAACCGACATCGCCCGGCGCTCTCGGGGCTCGTGCACGGGTACTGCGACTGGCGGGACACCTTGCCGGCGACGTCGGGATGGCCGTCGAACCGCCGGACGGATATGTGTCCTGGATCGAGCGTGACTCGGACCGAACCGCCTACCGGATTGCACCGGTCGAGGTCGGGCCGCTACTCGCCGAGCAACTCCTCGGCCGTGTTCCCGTGATCCTGACGAGCGCCACGCTGTCGGTCGCAGGATCGCTTGCGCCGCTCGCCGAAAGGCTCGGCTTCGAGGCGGCCGACGAATCCGGCCCGCTGCGATACAGGGCGTCGCAGGTCGAATCGCCGTTCGACTACCGGGCGCAGGGACGGGTGTATGTCGCTGCCAGACTTCCTGAACCTCGCTCTCCCGATTATCAGGACCGGGCCCTCGCGGAACTCGAGGAGTTGTTGCTGGCGTCAGGGGGCAGGGCGTTGGTCCTGACGACCAGCTACCGGATGCTCACGATCATCAGCGACCATCTCACTCGAGCGGTTCCCTTCGAGATCCTCACCCAGGGCGAGTTGCCGAAGCAGCGTCTCATCGAGCGGTTCGAGGAGGACGAGACCTCTGTCCTCGTTGCCACGATGGGATTCTGGGAGGGGCTGGACATTCCCGGTAGAGCCCTCGAACTGGTCGTGTTGGACAAGCTCCCGTTTCCCCGTCCCGACGAACCGCTCTGGCAGGCCCGACGCGAAGCAGCGGAGGCGGTAGGTCGGTCTGCGTTCATGACCGTTGACCTGCCCCGCGCAGCGATGCTGCTGGCTCAGGGCGCTGGGCGTCTGATCCGCACCACCAGTGACCGCGGGGTCGTGGCGATCCTCGACTCGCGGCTGTTCAAGCGTCGCTACGGGAGAGTGTTGCTGCGCTCGCTGCCACCGATGCCACAGACGACCTCACTGAAGACTGTCGAGGCGTTCCTTCGTCGATGATCGGTCAGCCTTCGGCAAGGAGATTCGCCAGCGCAGTGAGTTCGTCCTTGTGCCGCTCGACATACTCGTCCGTGATGTGTCGAAGGGCCATCATCGACGCCTCGGAGGCATCGTCCATGGCGATCTCGGTCGGCAGCGTCGGTTCGAACCGGTGATAGTGGTCTCCGAGAAGGTTCTTCAGCAGCTCATTGTGTAGGGAACTCTGGCCCCGATTGGCAGCTTCGAACATGTCCTCGGCCAGTCGCAGCCAGGAGTGGCCGGTGAACTCTTCGTAGCTGGTCATCCCGGCTTTGGGAATCCCGGTCCCGAGCGAGACCAGTCGAATCGTTCTGACGCGAATGCCACGCCAACCGGCCAACTCCATCGCTTCGGCGTAACCGATCATCGACGGGTTGTTCGCGAAGACGCCGCCGTCGATGAGGATGTGGTCGGAGCCGTCCGCCGAGACGAGGCGAAACGGGGGGAATATCGTGGGCGCGGCCGACGTCGCGCGGGCGATGTCCCTCATGAGATGATTCTCACTCGGCTCGGTCCGTGCCGCTCGGGAACGGAACAGCTTGGGGCTGCCCCTGTTGACGTCGTACGCCGTGACGATCACGTCGCGAATGGCATCGGACAGTCGGGCATCGCCGAACTGTTCTTCGAGTGCCCGCTCGAGCGGCGCGGGCGAGTACCGGGCGTTTCCGGCATCGGGATTGGAGCCAAACATCGCGGCCTGCATTCCCACCCGGGCGATCAACTCACGCAGGTCCTCTCGGCTGCGGGGAAAACTCAGCGCAGATTGAGGGAAGATGATCTTGCCGTGCCGTTCGTAGAAAGCACCGATGTCCTCCGCGGGGGCCGGTCTGCCGTTCTTGCCGGGGAGGACGAGGGCCATTGCGGCGATGCCGCCGATGGACGTGCCGACGATGATGTCGAACAGGTCGGCCGTGGGTCTGCCGGAGGCTTCCTCGAGAGCGGAGAGGATACGAGCCGGAATGATTCCCCGGATTCCACCGCCGTCGATGCTGAGTACCCGAATCGATCTCACGATGCTCAGGCTACTGCCGTCGCTCACTGTCGGTCGAGCGACCAATCGGGAAAGGTGCGCACAGGTACGCTTGTCGATCGAACCGATGAAGAACGTTCGAACCTCGGCGACATGATGCGTGTGCCCGGCCAGATCCGCGACGCCGTCCTCGCTCACGCGGCATTCTGTGCGCCCGAGGAGGCGTGCGGCCTGCTGGCGGGCGACGACGAGGGGAACCTGAAGATGGTCTACTGCCTGACGAACGTTCAACACTCTCGCGTCGCCTACACGGTTGACCCGGAGGAGCACTTCCGCGCTCTGCGGCACGCGGAGGCCAACGGCTGGAAACTGGTCGGAGCGTTCCACTCGCATCCGCACTCGGAAGCGTATCCGTCTGCCACCGACCGGCGGCTTGCGGCGGAACCCGACTGGATCTATCTGATAGCGTCTCTTGTCGGGCCGGATAGTCTGCGGCTGAGGGGATACTTCCTTCGAAGCGGCACCGTCGTGGAAGAACCACTCGAGATCGGGGATTGAGATGGCCGTAGTGGTGAGGATTCCGACCATTCTGCGGATGTACACCGACGGTGAGAGCACGGTCGAAGCGACCGGCGCCACGATCAAGGACGTCTTCATCGATATGGAGGCTCGTCACCCGGGCATTGGCGAGCGACTCATCGATATCGATGGCGACTTGCACCGTTTCGTCAACGTTTTCCTCGGCGACGACGACGTCCGCTATCTCGAGGGTCTCGAGACACCGGTGCCCGACGATGCCGAGATCATGATCATTCCAGCCGTCTCCGGGGGGTAGAGCTCAGACCGCCCACGTGCGGTATCGACACCGGGAACTCCGAACCCTGGGCTCAGGGGTACCCCAGGGGTACCCCTGAGCCCAGGGTTCAATTCGGGGTCGTCAGTCCACGCGTTCCCCCTACACTTGCCGTCATGCGTTTGACCGTTCTTGGATCCAACGGCACGTTTCCAACGCCCGGCCGTCCCACATCGGGCTACCTGATCAGGCATGCCGACACCCGGATCTGGGTCGACGCAGGCTCCGGGACGTTTGCTGCACTCCAGGCCGTGATCGACTACCGGACGGTCGATGCGCTCGTGGTGACCCACGTTCACGCCGACCACAGCGTCGACCTGTTCGGCTTCTACCACGCAGTCAAGTTCGGCCCCGGCGCAAAGGCCGGCATACCCGTGCTCTGTCCGGAAGGACTCCGAGAACAGGTGGTCCGCTACCTCGGAGGTCCTGGGCACGACCCCGGCGCAACGCTCGATTTTCAAGTTTGCGATGACGGGGCCACTGCAACGGTCGGAGCGATCGGTCTGGCGTTCGCCCGAACCGACCACGGGGTTCCCACGCTTGCAGTTCGAGCCGAGGCGGGCGGAAGGGTGCTCGTGTACTCCTCGGACACGGGTCCCGCCGGCGACTGGGCAAGGCTGGCCGAGCGTGCCGACCTGTTCGTGTGTGAGGCAACGTACCAGGGAGCCACGGAGGACAAGCCGTGGAGTCAGCACCTGACCGCGTCGGAGGCAGGGGAGATCGCGAGGAGCCAGGTCGTTGACAAGTTGATGATCACTCACGTGTGGCCGTTCCTCGACCCCGGTCGATCCGTGACAGAATCAGAAACGACATTCGGCAAACCGGTAGGCCTCGCGGTGCCGGGTATGACCGTCAAAGTTTGAAGGAGGGCCTGTGGCATCGAGAGAACGTCCCATCGACGAATTGCGGCCGGTACGGATCACGCAGGGGTACACGGAGATGACCCCGGGATCCGTCTTGATCGAGATGGGACGGACCCGCGTTCTCTGCACCGCTTCGATCGAGAACGAGGTGCCTCGCTGGATGCGAGGAAGCAAGAAGGGCTGGGTCACGGCCGAGTACGGGATGCTGCCCGGGTCCAGCAGTGAGCGCATCAGGCGAGACAACTATTCAGGCGGTCGATCAAAGGAAATCTCGCGGCTGATCGGTCGTTCGATGCGCTCGGTGGTTCGTCTCGAAGCCATGTCCGACATGATGATGCGCATCGACTGCGACGTACTTCAGGCCGACGGGGGAACCCGGTGCGCCGCGGTCACCGGGGCATGGATCGCCATGCACGACGCCTTCGAAGACGCCATCGCCAACGGAGCGTTGCGCGAGAGTCCGATCATCGATCGGGTTGCCGCCGTCTCCGTTGGCATCGTCGATGGGGAATCCCGGCTCGATCTCGACTACTCGGACGATGTTGCTGCCGACGTGGACATGAACATCGTGATGACCGGCAGGGGTTTGCTCGTCGAGGTCCAAGGCACCGCAGAGCGGGCCCCGTTTTCTCGCTCCGACCTGAACGACCTGCTCGACCTCGCAGACGGGGGGATCGCCGAACTGCTCGATCTG
The sequence above is drawn from the Gammaproteobacteria bacterium genome and encodes:
- a CDS encoding MBL fold metallo-hydrolase, with protein sequence MRLTVLGSNGTFPTPGRPTSGYLIRHADTRIWVDAGSGTFAALQAVIDYRTVDALVVTHVHADHSVDLFGFYHAVKFGPGAKAGIPVLCPEGLREQVVRYLGGPGHDPGATLDFQVCDDGATATVGAIGLAFARTDHGVPTLAVRAEAGGRVLVYSSDTGPAGDWARLAERADLFVCEATYQGATEDKPWSQHLTASEAGEIARSQVVDKLMITHVWPFLDPGRSVTESETTFGKPVGLAVPGMTVKV
- a CDS encoding ribonuclease PH, with product MASRERPIDELRPVRITQGYTEMTPGSVLIEMGRTRVLCTASIENEVPRWMRGSKKGWVTAEYGMLPGSSSERIRRDNYSGGRSKEISRLIGRSMRSVVRLEAMSDMMMRIDCDVLQADGGTRCAAVTGAWIAMHDAFEDAIANGALRESPIIDRVAAVSVGIVDGESRLDLDYSDDVAADVDMNIVMTGRGLLVEVQGTAERAPFSRSDLNDLLDLADGGIAELLDLQRQAAEA
- a CDS encoding molybdopterin synthase sulfur carrier subunit, which codes for MAVVVRIPTILRMYTDGESTVEATGATIKDVFIDMEARHPGIGERLIDIDGDLHRFVNVFLGDDDVRYLEGLETPVPDDAEIMIIPAVSGG